The following are encoded in a window of Rhizobium sp. 11515TR genomic DNA:
- a CDS encoding ABC transporter substrate-binding protein, translating to MRNWKAGLAAGTMALLAGTAVFAADLPGKFPGVTIDAKLIGGQQYEPLYARIAEWEKETGAKVNILSKKNHFELDKEIKSDMASGSISWCVGSNHSSFAPQYPDLYTDLGKMLPKEEISQFVDSTIQASTIDGRLIMLPRAQFDVSALYYQKSLYNDEARKTAFKAKYGYDLAPPKTWKEVSDQAIFFSNPPNFFGTQFPGKEEAINGRFYEMLVAEGGEYLDKDGKPAFNSEAGVRALDWFVNMYKAKAVPAGTTNYLWDDLGAGFASGSIALDLDWPGWATYFNDPKSSKIAGNVGVVVQPVGSSGKHTGWSGHHGFSVTESCAHKDAAASLVWFLTNDDSQKLEAANGTLPTRKAVWEWDIQQAASDPYKKEVLSTFQEAMKYAFPVPRTPQWIEISNVVYPELQAAILGDKSSKEALDAAAQKATDVLKDAGAL from the coding sequence ATGAGGAATTGGAAGGCCGGTCTTGCTGCCGGCACGATGGCATTGCTTGCCGGCACAGCGGTCTTCGCCGCCGATCTGCCGGGCAAATTTCCCGGCGTGACGATCGACGCCAAGCTCATCGGCGGTCAGCAATACGAGCCGCTTTACGCGCGCATCGCCGAGTGGGAGAAGGAGACGGGCGCCAAGGTCAACATTCTCTCGAAGAAGAACCACTTCGAACTCGACAAGGAAATCAAATCGGACATGGCCTCGGGCAGCATCTCCTGGTGCGTCGGCTCGAACCATTCGTCCTTCGCACCGCAGTATCCTGACCTCTACACCGACCTCGGCAAGATGCTGCCGAAGGAAGAAATTAGCCAGTTCGTCGATTCTACGATCCAGGCCTCGACCATCGACGGCCGCCTGATCATGCTGCCGCGTGCGCAGTTCGACGTTTCGGCGCTCTACTATCAGAAGAGCCTCTATAACGACGAGGCCAGGAAGACGGCGTTCAAGGCGAAGTACGGCTACGATCTGGCGCCACCGAAGACCTGGAAGGAAGTCTCCGATCAGGCGATCTTCTTCTCCAACCCGCCGAACTTCTTCGGCACGCAATTCCCCGGCAAGGAAGAGGCCATCAACGGCCGCTTCTATGAAATGCTCGTCGCCGAAGGCGGCGAATATCTCGACAAGGACGGCAAGCCTGCCTTCAATTCCGAAGCCGGCGTGCGCGCGCTCGACTGGTTCGTCAACATGTACAAGGCCAAGGCTGTTCCGGCCGGCACGACCAACTATCTGTGGGATGACCTCGGCGCCGGCTTTGCCTCTGGTTCGATCGCCCTCGATCTCGACTGGCCGGGCTGGGCGACCTATTTCAATGATCCGAAGTCTTCGAAGATCGCCGGCAATGTCGGCGTCGTTGTGCAGCCCGTCGGCTCCTCCGGCAAGCACACCGGCTGGTCCGGGCATCACGGCTTTTCGGTGACTGAATCCTGCGCCCATAAGGATGCCGCCGCTTCGCTCGTCTGGTTCCTGACCAACGACGACTCGCAGAAGCTCGAAGCCGCCAACGGCACGCTGCCGACCCGTAAGGCCGTATGGGAGTGGGATATCCAGCAGGCTGCTTCCGATCCTTACAAGAAGGAAGTGCTGAGCACCTTCCAGGAAGCCATGAAATATGCCTTCCCGGTTCCGCGCACGCCGCAATGGATCGAGATTTCCAACGTCGTCTATCCTGAGCTTCAGGCCGCGATCCTCGGCGACAA
- a CDS encoding IclR family transcriptional regulator, with product MGDLLVSIEDDSDRYRAPALDKGLDILELLATIDGGLTQAEIAKALNKSPNEFYRMLDRLVRRGYVQRQDGDRFYLTLKLFGLAHYHAPVRRLVSFATPLMREFSNRAEQACHLAIYDRGSVVVIAQQDSPTYWGISIRVGAQINLYNTGSGHILLAFRDAKQRQMMINEQRRQEQDPEEPPADLEEKLAAIREKGFETMSSLQTSGVHNISAPVLAMDGNALAALTCPYIEPVNPKAPTREQVVEYVREAAKQISETVAGTVDKAEL from the coding sequence ATGGGGGACTTGTTGGTGAGCATAGAAGACGACAGTGACCGCTACCGCGCACCGGCGCTGGACAAGGGGCTCGACATTTTGGAGCTGCTGGCGACGATCGACGGCGGCTTGACGCAGGCCGAGATTGCCAAGGCGCTCAACAAGAGCCCCAACGAATTCTACCGCATGCTCGATCGTCTCGTACGGCGCGGCTATGTGCAGCGGCAGGATGGCGACCGCTTCTATCTGACGCTGAAGCTCTTCGGCCTTGCGCATTATCATGCGCCGGTGCGTCGCCTCGTCTCCTTCGCCACGCCGCTGATGCGCGAATTCTCCAACCGTGCCGAACAGGCCTGTCATCTGGCGATTTATGATCGCGGCTCGGTCGTCGTCATCGCGCAGCAGGATTCGCCGACCTATTGGGGCATCTCCATCCGCGTCGGCGCGCAGATCAATCTCTATAATACCGGCTCCGGCCATATTCTTCTGGCATTCCGGGATGCAAAGCAGCGCCAGATGATGATCAACGAGCAGAGACGCCAGGAACAGGATCCGGAGGAGCCGCCTGCCGATCTCGAGGAAAAGCTTGCAGCAATCCGTGAAAAGGGCTTCGAAACCATGAGCAGCCTGCAGACGAGCGGCGTACACAATATTTCCGCGCCCGTGCTGGCAATGGACGGCAACGCGCTTGCCGCCCTCACCTGCCCCTATATCGAGCCAGTGAACCCGAAGGCGCCTACGCGCGAGCAGGTGGTCGAATATGTCCGGGAAGCGGCCAAGCAAATCTCCGAAACCGTGGCCGGCACAGTGGACAAGGCCGAGTTATAA
- a CDS encoding amidohydrolase family protein: protein MLFDSHLHIVDRKRLAYPWLAGAGALNRDSLYEDYAREAKRLGITDTLHMEVDVAEDDIERESDYVKGLSREPGSLLRGAIAACRPESTNFPAYLERVLADPFVKGFRRVLHVVPDDVSEGSLFRENLKRLGNTRLTFDLCVLPHQMSKALALIDLNPNIRFVLDHCGVPAVKDGFSESWAAGITEAAKRPNVIVKISGVIAYADPDNWAPETLRPFVEHCIASFGWDRVIWGSDWPVCTLGGNLSTWVAATHALMQGVSSDERNRLYRLNAKRLWSL from the coding sequence ATGCTTTTCGACAGCCATCTGCACATCGTCGACCGGAAACGTCTCGCCTATCCTTGGCTGGCCGGCGCCGGCGCGCTCAATCGCGACAGCCTCTATGAAGACTATGCGCGCGAGGCCAAGCGGCTTGGGATCACCGATACGCTTCACATGGAAGTCGACGTCGCCGAGGATGATATCGAACGGGAAAGCGATTACGTCAAAGGCCTGAGCCGTGAGCCCGGCAGCCTCCTCAGGGGTGCCATCGCCGCCTGCCGCCCTGAGAGCACGAACTTCCCCGCCTATCTCGAACGCGTACTTGCCGATCCTTTCGTCAAAGGTTTCCGCCGTGTACTGCATGTCGTGCCAGATGACGTCTCCGAGGGCTCCCTCTTCCGCGAAAACCTGAAGCGGCTCGGCAATACCAGGCTCACCTTCGATCTCTGTGTCCTGCCGCATCAGATGTCCAAGGCGCTCGCGCTCATCGACCTCAATCCCAATATCCGCTTCGTCCTCGACCATTGCGGCGTACCGGCGGTGAAGGATGGCTTCAGCGAAAGCTGGGCGGCAGGGATCACGGAAGCGGCGAAACGCCCGAATGTAATCGTCAAGATTTCCGGTGTGATCGCCTATGCAGATCCAGACAACTGGGCGCCGGAAACGCTGCGTCCCTTCGTCGAACATTGCATCGCAAGCTTCGGCTGGGATCGTGTCATATGGGGCAGCGATTGGCCGGTCTGCACGCTCGGCGGCAATCTCTCCACCTGGGTCGCTGCCACTCACGCACTAATGCAAGGCGTAAGCAGCGACGAACGAAACCGGCTCTATCGCCTCAATGCCAAGCGCCTCTGGTCTCTTTGA
- a CDS encoding MaoC family dehydratase yields MTATVGISSTHPKTMPADHAEIPVWNAENWFYEDFEIGQKIRSLRRTISEGESQQFNALVLDMHPYVSDQIFAETEGLFGKRLVAGAFVFSAGLGLVATNCVNAFSYGYDKLRFIKPTFIGETIYTIRTNLDKQPKYAELGLIRSSYEVFKGEGELVLYCEHIQTVRYRNGRPADAPPLKV; encoded by the coding sequence ATGACCGCCACCGTCGGCATATCCAGCACCCATCCGAAGACCATGCCGGCCGATCACGCCGAGATTCCTGTCTGGAATGCGGAAAACTGGTTCTACGAAGATTTCGAAATCGGCCAGAAGATCCGCTCGCTGCGCCGCACGATCTCCGAAGGCGAGTCCCAGCAGTTCAACGCGCTGGTGCTTGACATGCATCCTTACGTCAGCGATCAGATCTTCGCCGAAACCGAGGGCCTGTTCGGCAAGCGGCTCGTTGCCGGTGCCTTCGTCTTTTCCGCCGGCCTCGGGCTCGTCGCCACCAATTGCGTCAACGCCTTTTCCTATGGCTACGACAAGCTGCGCTTCATCAAGCCCACCTTCATCGGTGAGACGATCTACACCATCCGCACCAATCTGGATAAGCAGCCGAAATATGCCGAGCTCGGCCTGATCCGCTCTTCTTACGAAGTCTTTAAGGGCGAAGGCGAGCTGGTGCTCTATTGCGAGCATATCCAGACCGTACGCTACAGGAACGGTCGGCCGGCGGACGCACCGCCGCTGAAAGTCTGA